CCCCGACAACCGCAACACGGGGACGATCATTCTTTTCTTGTGCCCCCAACACCTGACCGCGTGGGTACGCGACGGTCGTCGCGCCGACCGCGGCAATCGATCGAGCAAGGAATACACGACGCGTCGACATTCGGCCTTTCATCATCGTCACCAAGGGATCCTGAGTTTTTTCGATTGATCGTCAACGTTACGCCCACGCAAAGCATGCGTGGCAACGCCCTTTCCAAAATCGTAACGCCGACGAAGCGGTCCGTTGGGTCAATCACCTTAAAAAGCACCGCGGGGAACAACCACCTTCGCCACGTGGTAGACTGCGGTCCCCACCTGGTCGCAACAAATTCGCGATCACGAATTGCCCCACCCGCCTTTCTCTCGCTTTGCAAGGGAGCCGTCATCGATGCCGCCGATGAATGACTGCAAGCTGTTGGAACTCGACACACAGCAAACTTGGGACGACACACGTTTCCCGATCGCGTACGGCCCAGAAAATCCTGCGATGGATTTGAACGACACGGTCGCTTGGGTCGGCGAAAACCGCGAATCGCTGTTGCAGCAGTGCACCCGTCACGGTGCCGTCGCATTACGCGGGTTCCCCACCGACACGGTCGAATCGTTTGACCAGGTCATTCGTGCCTTGGAGGTCGAGAACTTTCCGTACGAACGTTCGCTTTCCAACGCCGTTCGGATCAACCGAACCGAGCGAGTGTTTTCGGCCAACGAAGCACCGCCGGAGGTGCAGATCTTCTTTCACCACGAGATGGCACAGACGCCGCTGTACCCACAGTACATCTTTTTCTATTGCGAAATCGCAGCCGAACAAGGTGGTGCAACGCCACTGTGCCGCAGCGATGTGCTATACGAAAAGCTGCAACAACGTTGCCCCGACTTTTGCGACGCGTGCGAACGTCACGGCCTGCAATACACCAACGTCATGCCCGGCAGCGATGACCCGACGTCGGGAATGGGACGCAGTTGGCAAAAAACCCTGGGCGTCGAAACGCGAGACGATGCCGAAGCACGATTGCGGACGCTCGGCTACAGCTTTCTTTGGCAAGACGACGGATGTTTGAAAGCCGTCACACCACCATTGCCCGCGGTGATGGAAGTGTCCCCAGGACGCAAGACTTTCTTCAATCAATTGATCGCGGCATATTGCGGGTGGAAAGACGCCCGCAATGATCCATCCAAAGCCATTCGTTTCGGCGATGGATCACCGCTGGATGCCGACGCGGTTTCCGTCGCAATCGAACTGTCCGATGAACTGGCGTACGACCACGCTTGGCAACAAGGCGACATCGTCCTGTTGGACAATCGTGTGGCGATGCACGCCCGACGATCGTTCGTGGGAACGCGAAAGGTCGTCGCGTCGCTGGCGGAAATGCAAACTCAGTCGTTGGTGACCGCGTGAGCGGCGGTGCCCCCGACACACCGGAAACCGACGCAGGTCCGTGGTACCGCGGCGTGACACGGTACCAATGGTTGGTGCTGGCGATCGCTTGTGCGGGCTGGGTTTTCGACGTTTACGAAGGCCAGATTTTCAATCTGACCCGAAACGACCTGTTGGGCGATCTGCTGGAAAACCCCGAGGCTGGGCGACAGTTTTGGGGCGACGCCTTTCTTGCGATCTTCCTGGCGGGCGGAACCATCGGCGGGTTGCTGTTCGGTTCGCTGGCCGACCGATACGGCCGCAGCCCGATCATGATCGTGACGATCCTGATGTATTCCCTGTTCAGCGGGCTGACGTACTTTGCCAACGACATCTACACCGTTGGCGTGTTGCGTTTCTTGGTCGCCCTGGGGATCGGTGGCGAGTGGGCGGTTGCCGCCAGCCTGGTCAGCGAAGTGTTTCCCAAACGTGCCCGCGCCCAGGCATCAGGAATCTTCCACGCCAGCAGTATCCTTGGCACTTGGCTGGCTGCACTTGCGGCCATGCTGGTGG
The Crateriforma spongiae DNA segment above includes these coding regions:
- a CDS encoding TauD/TfdA family dioxygenase; this translates as MNDCKLLELDTQQTWDDTRFPIAYGPENPAMDLNDTVAWVGENRESLLQQCTRHGAVALRGFPTDTVESFDQVIRALEVENFPYERSLSNAVRINRTERVFSANEAPPEVQIFFHHEMAQTPLYPQYIFFYCEIAAEQGGATPLCRSDVLYEKLQQRCPDFCDACERHGLQYTNVMPGSDDPTSGMGRSWQKTLGVETRDDAEARLRTLGYSFLWQDDGCLKAVTPPLPAVMEVSPGRKTFFNQLIAAYCGWKDARNDPSKAIRFGDGSPLDADAVSVAIELSDELAYDHAWQQGDIVLLDNRVAMHARRSFVGTRKVVASLAEMQTQSLVTA